ACCCCGAAGGCCGGGTGCGGGGCTTCTTTTACACTGGCACGCCGCTGGACGAAATGCAGGCCGACATTTCCTCTCTGCTCAATCCTGAAGCCCAGGGTTAGTCAAACCACGACTCTTAAGGAAAAGCATCATGACATTCAGTTTCAGACGCCTCATCAAACCCGCCCTGCTGCTGGCTCTGGTCAATTCCAGCGCCCCCTTCGCAGGGGAGGTCATGGTCCACGATGCCTGGATAAGGGCCATGCCTCCCAATGCCAGGGCTGTGCCTGTTTACCTGTCACTGCACAATGGCAGCGACTCATCCATCGCCCTCACCGCCATAGAAACGCCCCTTGGCCGGGTTGAACTGCACCAGAGTATTCAACAGGGGGAGATGATGAAAATGCAGCGCGTCGAGCGCATCGAGGTAGCCGCCCATGAGATGGTCAAACTCGCCCCCATGGGCTATCACGGCATGCTGCTGGACATGCAGGCGCCCCCGGCAACCGGGGAACAAGTCGCACTGACACTGCACTTTGACAACGGTGAAACCGCACGGGTGGAAGCGCCTGTGATAGCAGGGCAAGGAAAGATGATGGCCTCGGGCCATGAGCATCATCACTGATCCCGGCCTTATCCACCTAAGGCGATCCAGATCAATGATTTGAATGGAAATGTGACTTAGTCTGCCCTTCAGTAACCGAGCCGGGGGGCAGCATGATCACCGACATTCAAACCAGTCAGATTATTCACCAGCACCATCTTTTCTCTCCCCTTGCGCCGAGGCAATTGGAGCAGCTGCTGGCGGGAGCCGGTCGAATCAGCCTCGCGCCACAGGAGCACCTCTTTCACCGTCAGGATCCGGCCAAACGCTTTTATCTGGTGCTCAAAGGCAACCTGCAACTCTATATCACCAGCGCCCAGGGCCAGCTCAAGGTACTGGAAGTGGTGCGACCGAATCATTCCTTTGCTGAGGCACTGATTTTCAATCAGGAACCTTTTTACCCGGTATCGGCTCAGGCGGTGCAGGCCTGCGAGCTGGTGAGTTTTGATGCTGAGGCCTATCTTGCCATTCTCAAGCAGAGCCCGGATGCCTGCATCGCCGTGATGGCGGCCATGAGCATGCGTCTGCACAAGGATATTCAGGAAATTGAAAATCTATCGCTGCAAAACGCCGAGAACCGGCTGCTGATGTTTTTGCTCAGGCACAGCAAACCTTCCGGGGACAACAGCGGCATGCTGACCCTGGATGTACCCAAACGTACCCTGGCGTCTCGCTTGTCGATTCAGCCGGAAACCTTCTCCCGGCTGATAAAAAAGATGAACAGTGAGGGCATGATAGAAGAGTCGCGGGGGCTGATTAATATTCCGGACCTCAGCCGTCTTTACGAAAGTATTCAGCAGCTTGAGCCTGCCGCCTGTGGCCGTTGCCCCATGGCCATCAAGAAAGCGGCGCTGAAACAGGCCGCGGCCGCGAACAAAACCCCCTTGAATGCCAGAACGCTGGCGGACAGGATCCCGGCCAGCGTGGGTTAAACAGACTGAGCCGGTTTGGGGCTGGCGGCAAGCTGGCTCAGTTGGTCAGATTCCTGACTGAATGTGTCAGGTTCCGGACGGGGTTTCACAGCTGCCAATCAGGGTCTTGAAGTGTTGCCCCAGATCCTGACCGGCGAAAGACTGTGCCTGGCTTACCATCTGCGCCAATGTTTGGGAGGCCCCTTCCAACCCCTCCTGTTCAATCAAGGCCTTGGCATAGGCCGCCACATCGGCGCCCTGTTGCAGGAGGGCCGCCGCACTTTGCAGGTCAAACTCCTGCTCCATCATAGACTGCACATTGGCCAGCAGCTCAGCCACCTTGGCAGACTCCACCAACGCACCTTCAACCTTGACCAGCTCACCCACTGGGTCGTCGGCAAGCTTATTGGCCACACAGGCCGCCACTGAACCTGCCTCAGCGCTCTTCACCACAGCATCCAGCCCCTCGGCGCGAATTTGCTCAACCGCTTGCTGAATGTCAGCATTACGCGCGAGCCAGGCCTGCTCCATGGCCGCCTTTTCATCGCCCCCAAACCAGCCGCATCCAGACATCAGCAGGGCACCCAATGCCAAGGTAAGAATTTTTTGTGTCATTGCCTTTTCCTTTAAATCAACTATCCATAAACAAGGCATAGAGAACTATGCCGCCCCGTGTTGCCACAGTGTTCCAGAATCGCCTTAAACGGGGATGAACGAGGATAACCAACAAATAAACGCAGGTTTGCGGCCATTTACATGGCGGCATGCCCGGTGCTTTGGTAAGCTTGCGCCCCCTGTTACGGGTCTGGCCACCAAGCCTGTCCGGACACCTTTCCTGCAAGCAAGAGAAGACTGCATGAGTTTTGCCTCACTGGGCCTGTCGGCGCCCATCCTCAAAGCCCTCGATCATAAGGGCTATAAAACCCCGTCTCCCATTCAGGCCCAGGCCATTCCTGTGGTGCTTGAAGGCCGGGATTTGCTCGCCGCAGCCCAAACCGGTACCGGCAAAACCGCAGGCTTTACCCTGCCCTTGCTCGAATTGTTGTCCCAAACCCAAAAGGCAGGCCCCAAGCAGGTGCGTGCCCTTATCCTGACCCCAACCCGCGAGCTCGCGGCGCAAATAGCCGACAACATCAGCGCCTACAGCAAGTACCTGCCGCTGAAAAGCACCGTGGTATTTGGTGGGGTGGGCATTGGCCCACAAATCACCACCCTGCGCCGTGGTATCGACATTCTGGTGGCCACACCGGGCCGCCTGCTGGATTTGCACCAGCAAAATGCCGTGAGCTTCCATGGTCTGGAAATTCTGGTGCTGGATGAAGCCGACCGCATGCTGGACATGGGTTTTATCCACGACATCAAGCGCATCCTGAAATTGCTGCCGGCCAAACGACAAAATCTGTTGTTTTCGGCCACCTTCTCGCCGGAAATCCGCACCCTCGCCCATGGACTCTTGCACAATGCCGCCGAGGTATCTGTTACCCCAAGAAACAGTGCCGCCGAGTCGGTAAAGCAATGGATAGTCCCGGTGGACAAAAACCAAAAGCCGGCCCTGCTTGCCGAGCTGACCCGTTTTTACCGTTGGCAGCAGGTGCTGGTATTTTGCCGCACCAAGCACGGCGCCAACCGCCTGGTACGCCAGATGGAAGCCGAAGGCATCAAGGCCGCCGCCATCCATGGCAACAAGAGCCAGAACGCCCGTACCCAGGCGCTGGCCGACTTCAAACGCGGCGCCATCCGCATGCTGATTGCCACCGACATTGCCGCCCGCGGCATTGATATCAGTGAGTTACCCAACGTGGTGAACTTCGAACTGCCCCACGTGCCGGAAGACTACGTGCACCGCATCGGCCGCACCGGTCGCGCCGGCGCCAGCGGTGAAGCGGCCTCGTTGGTTTGCAATGAGGAAGCCAAGCAATTAAGGGATATTGAAAGGCTGATTAAGCAGTCGCTGCCCCGCAAAGAGTTTGTGGGTTTTGAACCGGTTCACGGCCTGCCGCCAAGCGAAAATCAGGGTAAGTCCAAGCCTGGAAGTCAGCAAGGTGCCAAGCCGGGCAATAAGAGCCAGGGGCGCAAGCCACAGGGCCAGAGCCGCAATGCACAGCCCAAACAGCGCCAGGGCAGCCGAGCGCAGGAAGAGCGGAACCTGCAGGACAAAGCCCCATCCCGCAGCGAACAGCCGCGCCGGGAAAGAAGCAGTAACGACCAGGCTCGCGCTGAAAAGCCACGCACTGACAAACCACGCAGCGACAGAGCCCGTAGCGACAAAGCCCGTAGCGACAACGCTCGCAGCGAAAGCGGCCGCAGCGATATCCGTAGTGACAGCGCTCGTAACGACAAGCCACGCACCGACCGCCCGAACACTGACAGAGCCGCCGGCAATAAGCCCCGCAGCGGCAATCGCCCCCAGGGACAGGGCCAGCAGCGTGCTCAGGGCCAGCAGCGCCCCCGCAGCAATGCCAAAGGTGGCGATCGCAATCAGGCGTAATCTTGCCCAAGCGAGACAATAAAAAACCGGCCAATGGCCGGTTTTTTGTTTGCGGGCTGTTTTCATCACTGCCCGCTCTCTTCAAGCTACTGGCTACAGAAGCTTGGGCTACAGGCTGCAGCGCATATCATCACAATCACCTCGTTCAAATGCCGCTGAAGTGCGATGAGCTGCATTGTCGGAATTCACCGCATTCTCAGATGTTTCTGCCAGCAGGGCTCCTATCATCTTACCGAGTTTCATATCTTCCAACGGCCCCAGGTGTTGCATCCTCACCCGGCCATCGGCATCCAGCAGCACCAGGGTCGGCGTGCCCTGAAATCCCCAGCGAGCCATGGTCTCGGGAATACGTCCAGCCGGACGGTCGATGGCAATGGGAAACCTGAGCCGATACTCATGCACAAAGGCCTGCAGCGCCTCTGGCCCCATCACCCCGTGGTGCTCAAACACCGAGTGCAGCCCCATGATGGCAATTTCATCACCGAAGCTATTTGCCACCCGGGCAAGTTGCGGCAGACCATGGCTGATGCATGCAGGGCACAGCATCTGAAATACATAAATCAGCAGTGGCTTGCCACGAAAATCATCAAGGCTTAAGGGTTTTGGCGTATTGAGCCAGCCACTGGCGGCAAGCGCCGGTGCCAGCGGGAATTCAACGTGCGACATAACCAGTTCCTCAGTGATTTACCTTACCCGGCAGACTCAGATCCCCTGAGGCCACATCGAACACATCCACCACGCAAAACAGCGGCGTATGCAGATTGGCGCTGACCCTGAGCCCGGACGTTACCCCATCAAAGCTGGCGGACGTGACAACATCGATATTGTCGAAAGGCACCTTCACCTCGACTCTGTCGCCGCTCAGCAGCGGGTCGAAGCCGGGACTGTCGATAAACAGCGGCAACCCGGGCCAGGTCTTGGGCAACTTGGGGCGCGCTCCTTCGGGAATATCCTTCACCTTGAGCTTTCCGGGGCCGCATGCCTCATCCGCTGCCAATACCACCCAGTGGCTGTGCCAAAGGTCGCCATCGTTGTCGGTATTGTTGTCGCCGTTTTCATCGAACAGCGGGGTATCGTCGAAGTCCGGGTGACTCGCCACCGCCAGCGCCAGAATACCTGCCCCGGCTTCAAAGCCCACTTCGCCACTGTCGATACTGGTCGGCCATACGTAGGCAAAGGCCGAGGCGCCCGCGAGCTTGCCACCGGCGTTGGGAGTGAGGCCCCCGGCTTCACCGGCAACGCCCATGTGGAAGGTTGCCACATTGCCCTTGGTGGTGATTTTGGCGTGCACTATGTCAAAGGCGGGTTCTATCGCCTTATCGGTTTTGGCCTGAATACCGCCCTGATGGGCGCCGTGGCCTATTGCGGCTGCGCTGAACAGCAAGCCTGACAGGGTTGCAATGGCAAGTTGTGACGATTTCATGGTGGATCTCCTTAATTGTTTTGAGTCGAAACAATTAAAACCAAAATGATCCAGCCTTGTCAACATAGTTTCGAGGCGATACAATTATTTCATGACCTCAGAAACCATCCAGATCCAGCAGTTGCTGGAACGCATTGCGGCGCTGCTGCGCGGCGAAAGGCGAAACAAATTAGTCGAGTTGGGGCTGCTTCCGGTGCAGTTCGATGCCCTGTGCTATCTGGGAGAGTGCAACCGCTACTCAGACACCCTGATGGCCCTGTGTGAATACCTGGGCCAGACCAAGGGAACCGTATCGCAAACGCTGAAGGTGTTGGAGAAAAAGGGGCTGATTGAGCGCCAGAGCGATGCCAAAGACAAGCGGGTGGTGCACCTCAAACCCTCTGAGGCTGGATTGGCACTGCTCGCCGAACTGGCCCAGTCTCCCCTGCTTTGTGCCTTGCACACAGAGCATGGATTCGACACCCGGCTGCAAGGCTCCCTCGCTGAGCTTTTAAAGCAGCTGCAACAGGCCAATGGTGGCCGCACCTTTGGCGTGTGCCGCCAGTGCCGCTACAACCAAAGCCCTGCCGAAGGGCATTTCCAATGCGGTCTGACCGGAGAAGCCCTGTCTGAGGCGGATACACGGCTTATCTGCCGTGAATATGAACGTATTGATTAGTAAATAAAAAACTGTATTGCGCCGGTTTTTTATGAAAGTACACAAGACCTCTATCGATAGCCCCACAGGCCAGCAGACTATCATGCATCAGCGCTGGCGTGCCTTCACCGAAGCGGTCGTAAAGCTGCCTGAACCTGTCGTCGGCAAGGTACATGGCCGCGAGCATGGGCTGCCGCGCCTTCGCCGAAGCGGTAGTAACACTGCCTGAACCTGTCGTCGGCAAGGTACATGGCCGCGAGCATGGGGTGCCGTGCTCCGGGGCACTCGCCATTGGTAGAGCGTCAGCGGCACTGCGCCACACTCTCTCCTTAAAAACGGTTCGTAAACACGTGTTTTAGCATTTCAGACGAATTTATTTGAGCCCCTTTCGAAAGTGCACCCAAAAAGCACCGCAGTCGGGCGTTACAGCGTTAAAATGGCTTGGTCCTGAGAAAAAGCCCCTTTATTTTAGCCTTGGAGCCTAAAGTGCATCCCACTAAAATCACCTTTTACGAGCGGTTCGAACCCATCATTCTGTCCGGTGACAAGACCATCACCATCCGTGATGAGGCAGAGTCCCACTATGTGCCCGGCACCCGGGTCGCCGTCCATACCTATGAGACAGACCGCTGGTTTTGCGATATTGAGATACGCTCTGTCACCCCCATTCAGTTCGATGACCTGAACGAAGAGCACGCCCGCCAGGAGCATCTGTCACTGGAGGATTTGAAACGTATCATCCGCGATATCTACCCCGAGCTGGATTCCCTCTATGTGATTGAGTACCGCCTTCTCGCCCGGGACCCAGCTGGGTAATGCGTAAGGCTGACTTTCAGCCCTCCAGAGCCCGTGGGCAGGGCTCCTGGGTTGACTCAAGGCAAACAAGCTGAAATAACAATACCTTGCATAACAATTTCTGAATACATTTCCGATATTGCTTCAAGGAAGTCCCATGGAAATAACCCTGTATCAGGTCGATGCTTTCGCAAGCCGGGTGTTTGAAGGTAACCCGGCCGCAGTGTGCCCCCTGCCCCACTGGCTGGACGATAAGCTGCTCGCCAGAATTGCCAATGAGAACAACCTGTCGGAAACCGCTTTTTTCGTCCCCAAAGACGGGGGCTATCACCTGCGCTGGTTTACGCCCGCTGAGGAAGTGGATCTCTGTGGCCACGCCACCCTGGCCGCAGCACATGTACTTTTTAATCACCTTGGCCACCAGGGGGATGACATAGACTTCCATACCCTGAGCGGCACTCTCACAGTAACGCACAGCAACGGACTCTATACCCTCGACTTTCCAGCCACTGAGCCACAGGCCATCGAGGTACCCGCCGCCCTGATTGCGGGTCTCAGTTCGGGCGCAGAGGCCGTGCTCGCCGGCTTTGATTATGTCGTAGTGCTCAAGGATGAAGGGAGCGTAAAAGCCCTGACACCGGACTTTGCCCCCTGGCACAGCCTGCCCCTGAGAGGGGTTGTAGTCACAGCGCCCGGTGATGAGGTGGACTTCGTCAGTCGCTGCTTTTTTCCAAAGCTCAAGGTGGACGAAGACCCGGTAACGGGATCGGCCCATTGTGAACTGACGCCCTATTGGGCCAAAAGGCTCAATAAAACCCGACTGACGGCCCGGCAACTTTCGTCCCGCCCCGGCAGCCTGGTCTGTGAACTCCGTGACGACAGAGTCAGGATCTCCGGTCAGGCCGTGGACTATCTCAAAGGCACCGTTTTACTGCCTGATGCAGAGGTTAAGGGCTAAAGCGCCTTCTGATACGACGGCCAACCGGCGCTAACTCCCGTTCGCCTACTTTTTTCCGTGAATTAACCTGGATCAAGGCGCTTTGATTCCCCTCCCTTAATCTTGGCGCCATCGCCCATCAAACTGACGGGGCGCCTTTGGGGAATCTTGACCTTGTACGCCACGATTTTACTGCTCCATGTGCTGGGGGCCACTCTCTGGACCGGAGGCCACCTGGTATTAACCCTAAGCATTCTGCCCGGTGCCATAAAAAACAACGACCCACAGCCTTTACTGGATTTTGAGTCCCGGTTTGAAAAGCTGGCCATGACCGCACTCGCGGTGCAGGTCACCACGGGAATGATGCTGGCGCGCCACTATTTGCCCAACCCGGCCCTCTGGTTTGCCGAAGCTCAGCCGTTTTCGGCCATCATCAAGGCCAAGATGCTGCTGTTGCTGCTGACGCTTCTGGTTGCACTGAATGCCAGATTCAGAGTGCTGCCACAGCTTGCCGCCCTGTCGTCTGGCACTCCGATGTCAACCAGCAAAACCCGTCTGCTTTACACCATGGCAACCCATGTCATGGTGGTTACCCTGCTATCTGTGGCATTTGTTATCGTTGGTGTGGGAGTGCGTACCGGCTGGTTTTACTGACGCCTGAAGACAGAGGTGTGGCAAGCAATCAGCAATAACTTGAATTTTAAGCCAATCCCTGTAGTTTAGGTTGGAACCACCACGCCACCGGACTGTGCAATGACACCCGTTTCCCGACGCTTATCATCCGGGCTGTTCCTGCCCTTGATGACACTCTGCCTTGCCCTCGTTGGCACAGGCGCGAAGGCGGAAGATCTCGTCACCATAGAAACCTCCTTGGGCGAGATGACCTTTGCATTTTTCCCCGATGAAGCCCCCCAAACCGTCGCCAACTTTAAACGACTGGCGCAAAGCGGCTGGTACGAAGGCAAGTCTTTCTACCGGGTGGTCAAGGGACATGTTATTCAGGCTGGCAGCCTGGATGAAAACAGCGAGCCCATGGTGGAAGCTGAGTTCAATCATCATCCCCACCTCAAAGGCACCCTGGGGCTTGCCCGGGACGAAGACCCCAATTCTGGCTCCACAGAGTTTTACATCTGCCATGGGGCCCGGCCACATCTGGATGGCCGTTACACCGTATTTGGCCAGCTGGTTTCCGGCGAGGCCGTGCTCGACGCCATCGCCAATGTAGAAGTCATTGAAAAATATTATGATGAAGACAAAAAAGTCGCCTTCCACGAACCCAAAACGCAGGTAACTATCAAGGCGGTGAGGCTGCATTAACCCAGATAAGTTCGCTCGGAATATAAGGCATGGCACCAAACCATCCCATTGGACAGCGTTAGGCAAAGTCTCGTCGAAGAGGTCTGAGGCAAAACAGGCATTTGCAGAAGCTGATAAAAAAGCTGCCCTGAGGCAGCTTTTTTAGTGGTTTGAACCCGGTGTCTGAGGGGTTGATATCACTGACCAAAGGCCGGCGAAATACAGCGTTTCACACTGTAGCTGTACCCCAAAGGAACGCTGTCGTCCTTCAGGATCTCCAGGATTTCGTAGTCGTTCAGCTCCACCACCTTACTGCCTTGCGAATGTTGGCAACGGGAGCGACTATCTGATTCGTATACATAAATAAAATACGCCAGCATCGACTGCTGCAGACTGTGGTAGCGTTCGGCTCGGGCCCGCATTTCACGTACCGGCATGGAAGCCAGATTGGTCGTATCTCCGTCTCGGGTGATATGTACACCCAAATTGGCGGCGGGCTCCTCGGGCTCGTCAATCACAGCGCCAGCCACAGACGCCGGCTCGGCGTTGCCCGTTGAGTCTGGGGCGGATGCGGGCAATATCCCGGTTTCTATCACCTTTTTTTGCACATCTTCATCGGCATGGAAAAATCCTTCATATAAGCCCGACGTGAAGGCGCTGGATTCCGAACCGACGCCGGTAAAGGCACCCAGCATCAACAGCTGGATAAGCAGCGCAATACTCCAAAACCAGCGCACCAAGGCGGTGGTAAACACAAAGCGGTAATGGGGTGGGTGCCAGAGCGCGTGAATACCAAAGGGCTTGAGCAGTAACAGCAGCAATAAGTAAAAGGGCATGGCCACCTGGGCCAGCAGTAACATCAGCAGCGAGGTGATAAAGAACCACCCCGGCAAACTGAGCAAAATCGCAAAGTTATGACTGTATGGCAGACTGGATGCCGCCACCCCGGTCACCTCATTGACCATGCCTGCCGCATTGCCCAGGGCAAAGTTGGCCACGACCGCATAGAACAGCAGGATGAGAGCCTTACCCGGCAGGCTGTGCCACACGTGTAAAAAGCGCGGCCAGAACTCACTCACCAGGCCGGTTAACATCATCAGGGACATCAGGGCGAGAAACCATGGGCCCAACTCCAGCATCAACACCAGCTCAACCAGCAGCAACACTGTGGCTGCCACATAGCAGCGCTGGGCAAAATTAAGGCTTTGCCAGAATCGTTTCAGGCTGATGAGGATGCGCGTGAGTGGTCGGGTGAAGGGGCGATTGAACAGCCCCGAAATTTTCATTTTTACCTGGGAGGTAAGTGCCGGTAATTCCATATTTAATAAGCGCCGCACTGTGTGTAATCCATTGTGCCCACAAGATACTGGAAACCAATTTTTTACACCAGCATGAGTGGCCTATCATCGCCCCAGCAATCGATAGAGCTCACCCCGTCGCACCTCGCTTTCGGCGCTCGCCAAAGTGCCATCGGCGAGCCATATTGCCAGTTGCTCTGCGATGATGGGCGCAGTTTGGGTGCGGCTCATGCCCGGTTTAAGGGCGTCCTGATACAGTAACCGGATCAGCACCCAGTCCATGGGGGTAAGCAAGTCTGCTGCGGCTTTATCGTTGAATACGGAAGGAAATATCGCCTCGCTATCGTTTGGCAGCCCCAGCACCTGGGTCAGCTCTTCCACCACGCAGGATACCAACTTGCCATGCATCCTGGCCTGATCCACAGGAATAAACACCTGTGCCCGGCGGATAACACCGCCCGGCGCCTCAAAATGGGCAAGGCACACGGCTCCGTGCAGATTGGCAGCGGCTTTAGCCCCCAGGCGCCGCTTCACTTCCCCCTCCCAATCCCGCTGGCGGGTAAAAAGAATATGAAGATTTGCCTCTTTAACACCCACTTCACGGATACGGAGCCCTGTGAGTTCACCAAGCTGCTTAAAATGCATAAGCACCAACTGGCGCTGCACCGGCTCCTGAACCTGCTCTTCGATGGCAAATCGTATCTCACCGACCCACTTGGAAAGGGGAAAACTGCCAGCCTCATACTCGCGGCCGTGAACGATAGCGGCAAACGAGCGTGCCACATACCCGGGGTTGAGATGATTGCCAGCACCGGGTTCAAAATCGGTGGCAAGCGGCTTTGCCGATGCAGTGGCAATGACCAGCAGCCCGGTCAGCAGCAGCCCTGCTAATGGGACTGCGGTTACCGTCACGGCTCTTGGCTGCAAAGCGACTCCAGTTCCCGGCCGCAAGGCGGCAGGGCGCAACAGCCGGTAGAACCATCCAGTACTCACATTACATCCTTTTTCACTATTACTTTTGGCGTATGCTGAAAGCTTAGCACGTCGCATTTCACCAGAGCGCTATATCCGTCATCCGGGCTGTGACATAATCGCCGCAATTGCATTAAGCGGCCAATGGAGCCAGCAACCGGGCTCACCCGAATTATGCCACCCCACCACGACACAAGGATATTCAGCCATGGATGAGCAGTATCACTATCAGCAAAGGGACGTGCCCCCACACCCCCACAAGGCCTTCCGACTCGGAGAAGGTAAAATCAGTGGCTACGCCAGCGTATTTTTAGGGGCGCTCTCCCTTCTGGCCGTGCTTGCCTATCTTTATCCTTCCTACCTCACCACCACCGAACTCAGGGCGGTTTACAACGCCGAAGAGCTTCAGCAAGTGCTGAAATACGGCATGTATTTTTCACTGTTTTTTGGACTGCTGACCTTTGTGCTTGGGGGATACAGACGCCTGGGCATGGCGGGGATCGCCCTGACCGGCATCGCGTTTTTACTGGGCGGCTGGCAAATCCCGGTTGGGCCTGTGGCGCCAAAAGCGCTATCCCTCGGTGTCGACTGGCTTATCCTGGCGTTCTTGGGGTCAGTATTTATTTTTATGACCCTGGAGAAACTGCTGCCACGGTATAAAGATCAGGTGATTTTGCGCCCCGGCTGGGGGCTGGATCTCTGGTATTTTGTGTTTAACCATTTGGCCATTTCTGCCATTTTGTTGTACGCCAACTACCATGTGAGCCACTTTCACTGGGCGGTAAGTGACCCTGTGCAGGCCTGGATTCAGGCGCTGCCGCTGTGGGTACAGGTGGTGGCCATCATACTCGCGGCCGATTTTGTGCTCTATTGGGAACACAGGCTGTTTCACGAGGTGGGCTTTTTGTGGCCCATCCATGCGGTGCATCACTCGGTGGAAGATTTAGACTGGCTCGCAGGCTCCCGAGGCCACTTTATTCAGATGTTCTCCGAGCGTGCCATGGTGATGGTGCCATTGTATCTGCTGGGGCCTGACAAAGCCGCGCTGGACATCTATGTGGCCTTTGCGGCGCTGCAGGCGGTGCTTATCCACTGCAACACCCGGCTGCATTTTGGTCCCATCAAATATCTGTTGGTGACGCCCTGGTTCCACCACTGGCATCACAGCTCGGAAAAGCCAGCCATAGATACCAACTACGGTGCCCACACACCCATTTACGACTGGCTTTTTGGCACCTTGCATGTGCCTTCAAAGCATTGGCCCGCCCACTACGGCACCACCAAGCCCCTGCCCCGCTCCTTTATGGGACAGCTCTGGTATCCCTTTGCCTGTTGGTTGGCCAGGCGCAAAGCATCGAGCGCTGACCAAGCCTGAAGCAACCTCGTTAGCGAAACGTAAAAACAAAACGCCCGGCAAATCAGCCGGGCGTTTTATTCAGATGAAGGCAAACATCAATCAACCGCGCCTGCGGCTTCTGCGGCGCATGCGGCCTTCGACATCGCCTTTTTGCGGCTTGGGCTGACCGGATTGCTCACCGCTCAGCGCATCCTCGCTAAACGCCTCGGCAGTCGAAACCTCATCCGCAGAGCCTTCTTCATCGACCTCGGTCTCTTGCTGAGCATCCTTTTTATCGCCCTTGAACACGGACTTGAAGATGCTCGTCACCGACGGCAGCTTGACTTTGGGCTCGGCTTTTTCTGCCTTTATGGAAGACTCAGCCTCCGGCGCCTTATCCTCAGGCAACTTTACTGACACAGTGGCGCTATCTTTAGCCCCGGGCTCAGTAGCAGACGCCTTCTGAGCCGTCCCGGCAGGGGTAAAATCCTCCGGGGAAAAGCCAAATAATCCGTCTTTACCCTGGGGGCGACTGGGCAACGGGTCTGGCAAAGTGCTGGGCATCAGGGACGCGAAAAAATCATCGGGGTTGGCCTTCACAGCGACCGGGTCCAACGACCGAGAATCACCTTTTAATGCCCCTGTGGGGACAGACACATCACCGGCGGCTGGCACCTCTGCAAACCCGATATCGGCTGTGCCCTTGGCCGCTTCGGCGGCATCGAGGGAAGCGATAAAGTCGTTTACCGAAATCATTTTGGGCCGCTTTACAGCAACAGGATCCTTGGGAACCAATGCGGGATCTTTTGCCGGGGTGGCAGCAGTGGCAGCCTGGGGCACTGTCATCCCGGACGCACCTGTCTCAGGCTTAAAAGCCAACGACGTGGCTGCCTGGGGCTCAGTACTCCCATCGGCGTCCTCACTCTCAACAGCCTCATCAGGCTCTGTACGGGAAGCTTCATTTGCAGTTTCCTTTACCACTGGCAGCGGCTCCAG
The window above is part of the Shewanella litorisediminis genome. Proteins encoded here:
- the yqfB gene encoding N(4)-acetylcytidine aminohydrolase translates to MHPTKITFYERFEPIILSGDKTITIRDEAESHYVPGTRVAVHTYETDRWFCDIEIRSVTPIQFDDLNEEHARQEHLSLEDLKRIIRDIYPELDSLYVIEYRLLARDPAG
- a CDS encoding MarR family winged helix-turn-helix transcriptional regulator, producing MTSETIQIQQLLERIAALLRGERRNKLVELGLLPVQFDALCYLGECNRYSDTLMALCEYLGQTKGTVSQTLKVLEKKGLIERQSDAKDKRVVHLKPSEAGLALLAELAQSPLLCALHTEHGFDTRLQGSLAELLKQLQQANGGRTFGVCRQCRYNQSPAEGHFQCGLTGEALSEADTRLICREYERID
- a CDS encoding Crp/Fnr family transcriptional regulator; the encoded protein is MITDIQTSQIIHQHHLFSPLAPRQLEQLLAGAGRISLAPQEHLFHRQDPAKRFYLVLKGNLQLYITSAQGQLKVLEVVRPNHSFAEALIFNQEPFYPVSAQAVQACELVSFDAEAYLAILKQSPDACIAVMAAMSMRLHKDIQEIENLSLQNAENRLLMFLLRHSKPSGDNSGMLTLDVPKRTLASRLSIQPETFSRLIKKMNSEGMIEESRGLINIPDLSRLYESIQQLEPAACGRCPMAIKKAALKQAAAANKTPLNARTLADRIPASVG
- a CDS encoding peroxiredoxin family protein, which encodes MSHVEFPLAPALAASGWLNTPKPLSLDDFRGKPLLIYVFQMLCPACISHGLPQLARVANSFGDEIAIMGLHSVFEHHGVMGPEALQAFVHEYRLRFPIAIDRPAGRIPETMARWGFQGTPTLVLLDADGRVRMQHLGPLEDMKLGKMIGALLAETSENAVNSDNAAHRTSAAFERGDCDDMRCSL
- a CDS encoding copper chaperone PCu(A)C; its protein translation is MTFSFRRLIKPALLLALVNSSAPFAGEVMVHDAWIRAMPPNARAVPVYLSLHNGSDSSIALTAIETPLGRVELHQSIQQGEMMKMQRVERIEVAAHEMVKLAPMGYHGMLLDMQAPPATGEQVALTLHFDNGETARVEAPVIAGQGKMMASGHEHHH
- a CDS encoding DEAD/DEAH box helicase translates to MSFASLGLSAPILKALDHKGYKTPSPIQAQAIPVVLEGRDLLAAAQTGTGKTAGFTLPLLELLSQTQKAGPKQVRALILTPTRELAAQIADNISAYSKYLPLKSTVVFGGVGIGPQITTLRRGIDILVATPGRLLDLHQQNAVSFHGLEILVLDEADRMLDMGFIHDIKRILKLLPAKRQNLLFSATFSPEIRTLAHGLLHNAAEVSVTPRNSAAESVKQWIVPVDKNQKPALLAELTRFYRWQQVLVFCRTKHGANRLVRQMEAEGIKAAAIHGNKSQNARTQALADFKRGAIRMLIATDIAARGIDISELPNVVNFELPHVPEDYVHRIGRTGRAGASGEAASLVCNEEAKQLRDIERLIKQSLPRKEFVGFEPVHGLPPSENQGKSKPGSQQGAKPGNKSQGRKPQGQSRNAQPKQRQGSRAQEERNLQDKAPSRSEQPRRERSSNDQARAEKPRTDKPRSDRARSDKARSDNARSESGRSDIRSDSARNDKPRTDRPNTDRAAGNKPRSGNRPQGQGQQRAQGQQRPRSNAKGGDRNQA
- a CDS encoding PhzF family phenazine biosynthesis protein, which translates into the protein MEITLYQVDAFASRVFEGNPAAVCPLPHWLDDKLLARIANENNLSETAFFVPKDGGYHLRWFTPAEEVDLCGHATLAAAHVLFNHLGHQGDDIDFHTLSGTLTVTHSNGLYTLDFPATEPQAIEVPAALIAGLSSGAEAVLAGFDYVVVLKDEGSVKALTPDFAPWHSLPLRGVVVTAPGDEVDFVSRCFFPKLKVDEDPVTGSAHCELTPYWAKRLNKTRLTARQLSSRPGSLVCELRDDRVRISGQAVDYLKGTVLLPDAEVKG
- a CDS encoding CopD family protein, giving the protein MYATILLLHVLGATLWTGGHLVLTLSILPGAIKNNDPQPLLDFESRFEKLAMTALAVQVTTGMMLARHYLPNPALWFAEAQPFSAIIKAKMLLLLLTLLVALNARFRVLPQLAALSSGTPMSTSKTRLLYTMATHVMVVTLLSVAFVIVGVGVRTGWFY